The following are from one region of the Streptomyces tuirus genome:
- the purB gene encoding adenylosuccinate lyase, giving the protein MTSAPAKPRIPNVLAGRYASAELATLWSPEQKVKLERQLWLAVLRAQKDLGIEVPDAALADYERVLDTVDLASIAEREKVTRHDVKARIEEFNDLAGHEHVHKGMTSRDLTENVEQLQIRLSLELVRDRTVAVLARLGKLAGEYGELVMAGRSHNVAAQATTLGKRFATAADELLVAYGRVEELLGRYPLRGIKGPVGTAQDMLDLLGGDAGKLADLEQRIATHLGFSQAFTSVGQVYPRSLDYEVVTALVQLAAAPSSLAKTIRLMAGHELVTEGFKPGQVGSSAMPHKMNTRSCERVNGLMVILRGYASMTGELAGDQWNEGDVSCSVVRRVALPDAFFALDGLLETFLTVLDEFGAFPAVVARELDRYLPFLATTKVLMGAVRAGVGRELAHEAIKENAVASALAMREQGAERNELLDKLAADARIPLDRDQLDALMADKLSFTGAAGDQVATVVARVEEIVKQHPQAAGYTPGAIL; this is encoded by the coding sequence GTGACTTCCGCTCCCGCCAAGCCCCGCATCCCGAACGTCCTCGCCGGACGCTACGCCTCCGCCGAGCTCGCCACGCTCTGGTCGCCCGAGCAGAAGGTGAAGCTGGAGCGGCAGCTCTGGCTCGCTGTGCTGCGGGCCCAGAAGGACCTCGGGATCGAGGTGCCGGACGCGGCGCTCGCCGACTACGAGCGTGTCCTCGACACCGTCGACCTGGCCTCGATCGCCGAGCGCGAGAAGGTCACGCGGCACGACGTGAAGGCGCGCATCGAGGAGTTCAACGACCTCGCCGGGCACGAGCACGTGCACAAGGGCATGACCTCCCGCGACCTCACCGAGAACGTCGAGCAGCTCCAGATCCGGCTCTCGCTGGAGCTGGTGCGCGACCGCACGGTGGCCGTGCTGGCGCGGCTGGGCAAGCTCGCCGGCGAGTACGGCGAGCTGGTCATGGCCGGCCGCTCGCACAACGTCGCCGCGCAGGCCACCACCCTCGGCAAGCGTTTCGCCACCGCCGCCGACGAACTGCTCGTCGCGTACGGCCGGGTCGAGGAGCTGCTGGGCCGCTACCCGCTGCGCGGCATCAAGGGCCCGGTCGGCACCGCGCAGGACATGCTGGACCTGCTCGGCGGGGACGCCGGGAAGCTCGCGGACCTGGAGCAGCGGATCGCCACGCACCTGGGCTTCTCGCAGGCGTTCACCTCGGTCGGCCAGGTCTACCCGCGCTCGCTGGACTACGAGGTCGTGACCGCGCTGGTGCAGCTGGCGGCGGCCCCGTCGTCGCTGGCCAAGACGATCCGGCTGATGGCCGGGCACGAGCTGGTCACCGAGGGCTTCAAGCCCGGCCAGGTCGGCTCCTCGGCGATGCCGCACAAGATGAACACCCGCTCCTGCGAGCGCGTCAACGGCCTGATGGTGATCCTGCGCGGCTACGCCTCGATGACCGGCGAGCTGGCAGGCGACCAGTGGAACGAGGGCGACGTGTCCTGCTCGGTGGTGCGCCGGGTCGCGCTGCCGGACGCGTTCTTCGCTCTGGACGGTCTGCTGGAGACGTTCCTGACGGTGCTCGACGAGTTCGGCGCGTTCCCGGCGGTCGTCGCCCGTGAGCTGGACCGCTATCTGCCGTTCCTCGCCACCACCAAGGTGCTCATGGGCGCCGTGCGCGCGGGTGTCGGCCGGGAGCTCGCTCACGAGGCGATCAAGGAGAACGCCGTCGCCTCCGCGCTCGCCATGCGCGAGCAGGGCGCCGAGCGCAACGAGCTGCTGGACAAGCTGGCCGCCGACGCGCGCATCCCGCTGGACCGGGACCAGCTGGACGCGCTGATGGCCGACAAGCTGTCCTTCACCGGTGCCGCCGGCGACCAGGTCGCCACTGTCGTCGCCCGGGTCGAGGAGATCGTGAAGCAGCACCCCCAGGCCGCGGGCTACACGCCCGGCGCGATCCTCTGA
- the mug gene encoding G/U mismatch-specific DNA glycosylase, producing the protein MPRFTPEELEAARDRVVPDVVAEGLHVLFCGINPGLMTAATGNHFARPGNRFWPALHRSGFTPRLLKPSEQHELLAYGLGITNVVARASARADELSAEEYREGGRLLAAKVEGLRPRWLAVVGVTAYRAAFDDRKARVGPQARTIGDTRVWVLPNPSGLNAHWTLDTMAEEFGRLREAAGS; encoded by the coding sequence GTGCCGCGTTTCACGCCCGAGGAGCTGGAGGCCGCCCGCGACCGCGTCGTGCCCGACGTGGTCGCGGAGGGTCTGCACGTCCTGTTCTGCGGCATCAACCCGGGCCTGATGACGGCCGCGACGGGCAACCACTTCGCCCGTCCGGGCAACCGCTTCTGGCCGGCGCTGCACCGGTCCGGCTTCACGCCGCGGCTGCTGAAGCCGTCCGAGCAGCATGAGTTGCTGGCGTACGGGCTCGGCATCACCAACGTGGTGGCGCGGGCCTCCGCGCGGGCCGACGAGCTGAGCGCCGAGGAGTACCGGGAGGGCGGGCGGCTGCTCGCGGCGAAGGTGGAAGGGCTGCGGCCGCGCTGGCTGGCCGTGGTGGGGGTGACCGCCTACCGTGCGGCCTTCGACGACCGCAAGGCCCGGGTGGGGCCGCAGGCGCGGACGATCGGCGACACGCGCGTGTGGGTGCTGCCCAATCCGAGCGGGCTGAACGCGCACTGGACGCTCGACACGATGGCCGAGGAGTTCGGACGGCTGCGGGAAGCCGCCGGAAGCTGA
- a CDS encoding ABC transporter permease subunit: MDITPVLRSEWLKIRTLRSLPGALLALFAATTAFSALAGVSDASDPGFDPLFTSLSGVLPGQIAAITFGAMAVSSEFHQGALRLSLAAVPRRGRWFAAKAAVIAVPALLTGLVTALAALLVGRAGLGPAADTLSTGEQTRAVVGCGVYLMLMALFAAGVAALLRSGVATLSLLVPFILVVSFVIGDATGTVADFLPDKAGQLVLRETYDGTLGPWSGLAVTGLWTAAALLAGAWSVRRRDA, from the coding sequence ATGGACATCACGCCCGTACTGCGCTCCGAGTGGCTGAAGATCCGCACGCTGCGCTCGCTGCCGGGAGCGCTGCTGGCGCTGTTCGCGGCGACCACGGCCTTCTCCGCGCTCGCCGGGGTCTCCGACGCCTCGGACCCCGGTTTCGACCCGCTGTTCACGTCCCTGTCCGGCGTCCTCCCGGGCCAGATCGCGGCCATCACCTTCGGGGCGATGGCCGTGTCGTCGGAGTTCCACCAGGGAGCGCTGCGGCTCTCGCTGGCCGCGGTGCCGCGGCGCGGCCGGTGGTTCGCGGCCAAAGCGGCCGTCATCGCCGTACCGGCGCTCCTCACGGGGCTGGTGACGGCCCTCGCCGCGCTCCTGGTGGGCCGGGCGGGGCTGGGGCCGGCGGCCGACACGCTCAGCACCGGCGAGCAGACGCGCGCAGTCGTGGGCTGCGGCGTGTACCTCATGCTGATGGCCCTGTTCGCCGCGGGTGTCGCCGCCCTGCTGCGCAGCGGCGTGGCCACCCTCTCCCTGCTGGTGCCGTTCATCCTCGTCGTGTCGTTCGTGATCGGTGACGCCACCGGCACCGTCGCCGACTTCCTGCCCGACAAGGCCGGGCAGTTGGTCCTGAGGGAGACGTACGACGGCACGCTCGGGCCCTGGTCGGGGCTCGCGGTGACCGGGCTGTGGACGGCCGCCGCCCTGCTGGCGGGAGCCTGGAGCGTGCGCCGCAGGGACGCCTGA
- a CDS encoding ATP-binding cassette domain-containing protein, whose amino-acid sequence MTSIDVQDLTKEFGGRRAVDRLTVRIQPGRVTGFLGPNGAGKSTTMRLVLGLDRPTAGSATIGGRPYAALHEPLRHVGALLDAQAAHGSRTARDHLRVLAASNRIPDRRADEVLEETGLTPVARRRVRTYSLGMRQRLGIAAALLGDPEVVMLDEPSNGLDPEGIVWIRRLLRRLAEEGRTVLVSSHLMNETASFADHLVVLGRGRLLADTPMRDFIHARVRPRVRIRTSDPVALKSALARHGHDAEEHADGHWTVHDARVDDIGRVASAAGVPVLELAAEEGTLEQAYFDLTGAETEFTAQHQEA is encoded by the coding sequence ATGACCAGCATCGACGTCCAGGACCTCACCAAGGAGTTCGGCGGCCGGCGTGCCGTGGACCGGCTCACCGTGCGGATACAGCCCGGCCGCGTCACCGGCTTCCTCGGCCCGAACGGCGCCGGGAAGTCCACCACCATGCGGCTGGTGCTCGGCCTCGACCGGCCGACCGCCGGTTCCGCCACGATCGGCGGCCGGCCCTACGCGGCGCTCCACGAACCTCTGCGCCATGTCGGAGCCCTGCTCGACGCGCAGGCCGCGCACGGCTCCCGCACCGCCCGCGACCACCTCCGCGTCCTGGCGGCGAGCAACCGCATCCCCGACCGGCGGGCAGACGAGGTCCTGGAGGAAACGGGCCTCACGCCGGTGGCCCGGCGCCGCGTGCGGACGTACTCCCTGGGTATGCGCCAGCGGCTCGGCATCGCCGCCGCCCTGCTGGGCGACCCCGAGGTGGTCATGCTGGACGAGCCGTCCAACGGACTCGACCCCGAAGGCATCGTGTGGATCAGGCGGTTGCTGCGCCGGCTCGCGGAGGAGGGCCGCACGGTCCTGGTCTCCAGCCATCTGATGAACGAGACCGCGTCCTTCGCCGACCACCTTGTCGTCCTCGGCCGGGGCCGGCTCCTCGCCGACACCCCCATGCGGGACTTCATCCACGCGCGCGTGCGGCCCCGCGTGCGCATCCGCACGTCCGACCCCGTCGCGCTCAAGTCGGCCCTCGCCCGGCACGGCCACGACGCGGAAGAGCACGCGGACGGGCACTGGACCGTGCACGACGCCCGGGTGGACGACATCGGCCGCGTCGCCTCGGCCGCGGGCGTGCCCGTGCTGGAACTGGCCGCCGAAGAGGGCACGTTGGAGCAGGCCTACTTCGACCTCACCGGGGCCGAGACCGAGTTCACCGCACAGCACCAGGAGGCCTGA
- a CDS encoding sensor histidine kinase → MVRMLRPFTRAVTYTRWLHLSMAVVWPSLWLFIDEAWWTVATATVLLGLAGLVPAMRVVEGFQARLLLTGHRDTGASAKIVVAPSATWGDRGRMVVWLEARLFLGALVSHLAVQLLLLAVDLMSTAFSGERAGGAWLVVMGHHWWHAVLSPLPLALAAALVVGAGHLVTAIALRLLGPSPAERLAALEERTEQLLERARIARELHDSIGHALTVAVVQAGAARAAGDPAFTDRALGAIEETGRAALEDLERVLGVLRESGKPVSGRPTLAEADRLLDSARASGAKVDAEVTAPVDTVPGPVSREGYRILQESLTNVLRHAGAVPVHVRVRVADGTLVLAIRNPLPAGGTGSGRGSGLRGIRERAALLGGRARTGPVEGDWQVHAELPLS, encoded by the coding sequence ATGGTCCGCATGCTGCGCCCCTTCACCCGGGCGGTGACGTACACGCGGTGGCTGCATCTCTCCATGGCCGTCGTGTGGCCGTCCCTGTGGCTGTTCATCGACGAGGCGTGGTGGACGGTGGCCACGGCGACCGTCCTGCTGGGGCTCGCGGGTCTGGTCCCCGCCATGCGGGTCGTGGAGGGGTTCCAGGCCAGGCTGCTGCTGACGGGCCATCGGGACACCGGCGCGAGCGCGAAGATCGTCGTCGCGCCCTCGGCCACCTGGGGCGATCGCGGGCGGATGGTGGTGTGGCTGGAGGCGCGGCTGTTCCTCGGCGCCCTGGTGTCGCATCTCGCCGTTCAACTCCTCCTCCTCGCGGTGGACCTGATGTCGACGGCGTTCAGCGGGGAGCGTGCCGGCGGCGCCTGGCTCGTCGTCATGGGCCACCACTGGTGGCACGCCGTGCTCTCGCCCCTGCCACTGGCCCTGGCGGCCGCGCTCGTGGTCGGTGCGGGGCACCTCGTCACGGCGATCGCCCTGCGCCTGCTCGGCCCGTCCCCCGCCGAGCGGCTCGCCGCCCTGGAGGAGCGCACCGAACAGCTGCTGGAACGCGCGCGGATCGCCCGCGAGTTGCACGACTCCATCGGTCACGCGCTCACGGTCGCCGTGGTGCAGGCGGGGGCCGCCCGGGCGGCGGGCGATCCGGCCTTCACCGACCGGGCGCTGGGCGCTATCGAGGAGACGGGGCGGGCCGCTCTGGAGGACCTGGAGCGGGTGCTCGGCGTCCTGCGCGAGTCGGGGAAACCGGTGAGCGGCAGACCGACCCTCGCGGAAGCCGACCGTCTGCTGGACTCGGCCCGGGCCTCCGGGGCGAAGGTCGACGCCGAGGTGACCGCCCCGGTCGATACCGTGCCCGGGCCGGTGTCCCGGGAGGGCTACCGCATCCTCCAGGAGTCGCTGACCAACGTGCTGCGGCACGCGGGCGCGGTCCCGGTGCACGTGCGCGTGCGGGTCGCCGACGGCACCCTCGTCCTCGCCATACGCAATCCACTGCCCGCCGGGGGCACCGGCTCCGGGCGCGGCAGCGGTCTGCGCGGGATCCGCGAACGCGCGGCCCTGCTCGGCGGCCGGGCCCGGACCGGGCCGGTCGAAGGCGACTGGCAGGTCCATGCCGAACTGCCGCTGAGTTGA
- a CDS encoding response regulator: MPVTVLLVDDEPLVRAGLRAVLEAQPDIEVVGEATDGAAVIPLVRRLRPDVVAMDVRMPLLDGIEATRAVLRTVDDPPRILVVTTFENDEYVYEALRAGADGFLLKRARPAEIVHAVRLIAEGESLLFPASVRQLAAEYGDTGGNRAARAVLERAQLTEREAEVLRLMARGLSNAEIAARLIVGTETVKSHVSAVLAKLGARDRTQAVIAAYESGFVAPG, translated from the coding sequence ATGCCGGTCACCGTTCTCCTCGTCGACGACGAACCCTTGGTGCGCGCGGGTCTGCGGGCCGTACTGGAGGCTCAGCCGGACATCGAGGTCGTCGGGGAGGCCACGGACGGGGCGGCGGTGATCCCGCTCGTACGGCGGTTGCGGCCGGACGTGGTCGCCATGGACGTACGGATGCCGCTGCTGGACGGCATCGAGGCCACCCGGGCGGTGCTGCGGACCGTCGACGACCCGCCGCGGATCCTCGTGGTGACGACCTTCGAGAACGACGAGTACGTGTACGAGGCGCTGCGGGCGGGCGCCGACGGGTTCCTGCTGAAGCGGGCCCGGCCCGCCGAGATCGTGCACGCGGTGCGGCTGATCGCGGAGGGCGAGTCGCTGCTGTTCCCGGCGTCGGTGCGGCAGCTCGCCGCCGAGTACGGCGACACCGGCGGGAACCGTGCGGCACGGGCCGTGCTGGAGCGGGCCCAGCTCACCGAACGCGAGGCCGAGGTGCTGCGGCTGATGGCCCGGGGCCTGTCGAACGCGGAGATCGCCGCCCGGCTCATCGTCGGGACCGAGACGGTGAAGTCGCATGTCAGCGCGGTGCTGGCGAAGCTGGGGGCGCGCGACCGCACCCAGGCGGTGATCGCGGCCTACGAGTCGGGCTTCGTGGCGCCGGGCTGA
- a CDS encoding ROK family transcriptional regulator produces the protein MGRLTGGDPSLLRRINSAVVLHALRATDCATLTEITRVTGLSRPTVEGVVEGLIEAGLVVEKAAEEGAARRQGRPARRFRFRAEAGHLLGLEIGAHRVSALLSDLDGRVIGAQAKEVPETAQADERLERLRVAVAELLRRAGVARGSLRAVGVATPGIVEADGTVRLGTALPGWTGLRLGERLGRSFKCPVLVENDANAAAVAEHWKGAATESDDVVFVLAGLSPGAGSLIGGRLHRGYGGAAGEIGALHLLGRGVTPETLLSTTDEPLHPLDEQAVAEVFAQARQGDQRARAAVDRFKQRLVHDVAALVLALDPELVVIGGWAAGLDGVLAPLREELARYCLRPPEVTLSALGDAAVATGALRLALDHVEEQLFAVEQRSI, from the coding sequence GTGGGGCGGCTGACGGGCGGGGATCCCTCGCTGCTGCGAAGGATCAACTCCGCGGTGGTGCTGCACGCGCTGCGCGCCACGGACTGCGCGACGCTGACCGAGATCACCCGGGTGACGGGGCTGTCCCGGCCCACCGTGGAGGGCGTCGTCGAAGGGCTCATCGAGGCCGGGCTCGTCGTCGAGAAGGCAGCGGAGGAGGGCGCGGCCCGACGGCAGGGGCGTCCGGCGCGGCGGTTCCGGTTCCGGGCGGAGGCCGGGCATCTGCTCGGGCTGGAGATCGGGGCGCACCGGGTGTCCGCGCTGCTGTCCGACCTGGACGGCCGGGTGATCGGCGCCCAGGCCAAGGAGGTGCCCGAGACGGCGCAGGCCGACGAGCGGCTGGAGCGGCTGCGCGTGGCCGTCGCCGAGCTGCTGCGGCGGGCCGGGGTCGCGCGCGGCTCGCTGCGGGCCGTGGGCGTGGCGACGCCCGGGATCGTCGAGGCCGACGGCACGGTCCGGCTGGGCACGGCGCTGCCGGGGTGGACGGGGCTGCGGCTGGGCGAGCGGCTGGGCCGGTCGTTCAAGTGCCCGGTCCTGGTGGAGAACGACGCCAACGCGGCGGCCGTCGCCGAGCACTGGAAGGGCGCGGCCACCGAGTCGGACGACGTGGTGTTCGTGCTGGCGGGGCTCAGCCCGGGCGCCGGTTCGCTGATCGGGGGCCGGCTGCACCGGGGCTACGGCGGCGCGGCCGGTGAGATCGGCGCGCTGCATCTGCTGGGCCGGGGGGTGACGCCCGAGACGCTGCTGTCCACCACGGACGAACCTCTCCACCCGCTCGACGAGCAGGCCGTCGCCGAGGTCTTCGCGCAGGCCCGCCAGGGCGACCAGCGGGCCCGCGCGGCCGTCGACCGCTTCAAGCAGCGCCTGGTCCATGACGTGGCGGCCCTCGTCCTCGCCCTGGACCCGGAGCTGGTCGTCATCGGCGGCTGGGCGGCGGGCCTGGACGGCGTCCTGGCCCCCCTCCGCGAGGAGCTCGCCCGCTACTGCCTGCGCCCCCCGGAGGTGACCCTCTCCGCCCTGGGAGACGCGGCAGTGGCGACCGGCGCCCTGCGGCTCGCCCTGGATCATGTGGAGGAGCAGCTGTTCGCGGTGGAGCAACGCTCCATCTAG
- a CDS encoding GntR family transcriptional regulator, translated as MGTTQLESVQEPKYWHLKTVLSEALDSEFSVGEILPNERDLAARFGVARATLRQALEQLELEGRLQRRRGVGTTVAPPRMGVSLGTGPHTWPGGPEDAWQPADCTTAVPPAAVADALETGRDEPVHIVRRSRVSHGRQVAAELLYIPQPSVPELSGIDAPSGAARARAVLRELQRLALERQENAVELGSAGAEEAKELDRLPGAPVLVVTTRFIALGRTAALSVATYRADTCRLTFGDSGGVEIHAGPQRQAS; from the coding sequence GTGGGGACCACGCAGCTGGAATCGGTGCAGGAACCGAAGTACTGGCATCTCAAGACGGTGCTCAGCGAAGCGCTCGACTCGGAGTTCTCGGTGGGGGAGATCCTTCCGAACGAGCGCGACCTCGCGGCCCGCTTCGGCGTCGCCCGCGCCACGCTCCGCCAGGCACTGGAGCAGCTCGAACTCGAAGGCAGGCTGCAGCGCCGCCGCGGTGTCGGTACGACCGTCGCGCCGCCCCGCATGGGCGTCTCCCTCGGCACCGGCCCGCACACCTGGCCGGGCGGCCCCGAGGACGCCTGGCAGCCCGCCGACTGCACCACGGCCGTGCCGCCGGCCGCGGTCGCCGACGCGCTGGAGACCGGCCGCGACGAGCCCGTGCACATCGTGCGGCGCTCCCGCGTCTCGCACGGCCGCCAGGTCGCCGCGGAACTGCTGTACATCCCGCAGCCCTCGGTGCCCGAACTCTCCGGCATCGACGCGCCGTCCGGAGCGGCACGCGCGCGTGCGGTGCTGCGAGAGCTGCAGCGGCTGGCGCTGGAGCGGCAGGAGAACGCGGTGGAGCTCGGCTCCGCCGGGGCCGAGGAGGCGAAGGAGCTGGACCGGCTGCCGGGGGCGCCGGTGCTCGTCGTCACGACCCGCTTCATCGCCCTGGGACGTACGGCGGCGCTGTCCGTGGCGACGTATCGCGCTGACACGTGCCGACTCACCTTCGGTGACTCGGGGGGTGTGGAGATCCACGCCGGGCCTCAGCGGCAGGCGTCCTGA
- a CDS encoding RNA polymerase sigma-70 factor — protein MTTETATDVFEAHRPVLLGVAYRMLGRVADAEDVVQEAWLRWSGAPREDVREPRGYLVRITTRLAIDRLRQIKARGETYVGPWLPEPYVTDFGDTVPDTAERAVLADTVSVAVLVVLESLSPLERAVFVLREAFAFPYADIAAMLDRGEPAVRQLAGRARKHVEERRPRYEVDPAQRRDLTERFLAAAAGGDLEGLMALLAPEVRLVGDSGGKSQAPLRVLHSADKVGRFLVGVAQKGVPGLSVRFLELNGGPAALILSGGRPDSVFQLEVADGRVQSVYVVRNPDKLRSLTAA, from the coding sequence GTGACCACCGAGACCGCGACCGACGTCTTCGAAGCCCACCGTCCCGTCCTGCTGGGCGTCGCGTACCGCATGCTGGGACGCGTCGCCGACGCGGAGGACGTGGTCCAGGAGGCCTGGCTGCGCTGGTCCGGCGCACCGCGCGAGGACGTCCGCGAACCGCGCGGCTACCTCGTGCGGATCACCACCCGGCTCGCCATCGACCGCCTGCGCCAGATCAAGGCACGCGGCGAGACGTACGTCGGCCCCTGGCTGCCCGAGCCGTACGTCACCGACTTCGGCGACACCGTGCCCGACACCGCCGAGCGGGCCGTGCTCGCCGACACCGTCTCCGTCGCCGTCCTCGTCGTGCTGGAGTCGCTGTCACCGCTGGAGCGGGCCGTGTTCGTGCTGCGCGAGGCCTTCGCCTTCCCGTACGCCGACATCGCCGCCATGCTCGACCGCGGCGAACCGGCGGTGCGTCAGCTGGCCGGGCGGGCCCGCAAGCACGTCGAGGAGCGGCGCCCCCGCTACGAGGTCGACCCCGCGCAACGCCGCGACCTCACCGAGCGGTTCCTCGCCGCGGCGGCCGGCGGCGACCTCGAGGGCCTGATGGCGCTACTCGCCCCGGAGGTCCGGCTCGTCGGCGACAGCGGCGGCAAGTCGCAAGCGCCGCTGCGGGTCCTGCACAGCGCCGACAAGGTGGGCCGCTTCCTCGTCGGTGTCGCGCAGAAGGGCGTCCCGGGCCTGTCCGTGCGGTTCCTGGAGCTCAACGGCGGCCCGGCCGCGCTGATCCTGTCCGGCGGCAGGCCCGACTCCGTCTTCCAGCTCGAGGTGGCCGACGGCCGCGTGCAGTCGGTCTACGTCGTCCGCAACCCCGACAAGCTGCGGTCGCTGACAGCCGCCTAG
- a CDS encoding NADPH-dependent F420 reductase — protein MRYAVLGTGQVGRTLGGRLVELGHEVRLGSRTRDNTAAVQWAASAGPGAGAGTFAEAAEFGEVVVNAVGGRVALAALEAAGADNVDGKLVVDVSNPLAFEEGELRLSPVESDSVGEQIQRAFPHARVVKSLNTVNCRVMVDPASVPGEHNVFVCGDDPGAKEQVTALLGEFGWPAERVLDLGGIRAARAVEMWLPLWVGLFQKFGHGEFNLEVRRAR, from the coding sequence ATGCGGTACGCGGTGCTGGGCACGGGGCAGGTCGGGCGCACGCTCGGCGGACGGCTGGTGGAGCTGGGCCACGAGGTGCGGCTCGGTTCGCGCACGCGGGACAACACGGCCGCCGTGCAGTGGGCCGCTTCGGCCGGCCCGGGGGCGGGCGCGGGGACGTTCGCGGAGGCGGCGGAGTTCGGTGAGGTCGTGGTGAACGCGGTCGGCGGGCGGGTGGCGCTCGCCGCGCTGGAGGCGGCCGGGGCGGACAACGTCGACGGGAAGCTCGTCGTGGACGTGTCCAACCCGCTGGCCTTCGAGGAGGGCGAGTTGCGGCTGTCCCCGGTCGAGTCGGACAGCGTGGGCGAGCAGATCCAGCGGGCGTTTCCGCACGCGCGCGTGGTGAAGTCGCTCAACACGGTCAACTGCCGGGTGATGGTGGATCCGGCCAGTGTGCCGGGCGAGCACAACGTCTTCGTCTGCGGGGACGACCCGGGCGCCAAGGAGCAGGTGACGGCGCTGCTCGGGGAGTTCGGCTGGCCCGCGGAGCGCGTCCTGGACCTGGGCGGCATCCGGGCGGCCCGAGCCGTGGAGATGTGGCTGCCGCTGTGGGTCGGCCTGTTCCAGAAGTTCGGGCACGGTGAGTTCAACCTGGAGGTGCGGCGGGCCCGTTGA
- a CDS encoding alpha/beta fold hydrolase, giving the protein MSATVSFEVASARGEQSVTLSYTRRGSGEPLVLLHGIGHHRQAWEPVIPALAAERDVIAVDLPGCGDSPALPDGMAHDLPTMSAVLKALFGALEIDRPHVAGNSLGGLLALDLARARLVRSVTALSPAGFWNEAERRYAFTVLSTMRQIARRMPQPVVERLARPALGRTLLTSTIYARPGRRSPEAVVAETLALARAQGFSETLHSGRTVQFTDDIVGTPVTVAWGSRDRLLIPRQGVRAKGVIPRARLVRLPGCGHVPMNDDPALVARVVLDGSR; this is encoded by the coding sequence ATGTCCGCCACCGTCTCCTTCGAAGTCGCCTCCGCGCGGGGCGAGCAGAGCGTGACCCTGTCCTACACACGCCGGGGCAGCGGCGAACCGCTGGTCCTGCTGCACGGCATCGGCCACCACCGGCAGGCGTGGGAACCGGTGATCCCCGCGCTCGCGGCCGAACGCGACGTGATCGCCGTGGACCTGCCCGGTTGCGGCGATTCACCGGCGCTCCCGGACGGCATGGCGCACGACCTGCCCACGATGAGCGCGGTCCTGAAGGCACTCTTCGGGGCGCTGGAGATCGACCGGCCGCACGTGGCGGGCAACTCGCTGGGCGGCCTGCTGGCGCTGGACCTGGCCCGGGCCCGGCTCGTCCGCTCGGTCACCGCCCTGTCCCCCGCGGGGTTCTGGAACGAGGCCGAGCGCCGCTACGCCTTCACCGTGCTGTCGACGATGCGGCAGATCGCCCGCCGCATGCCGCAGCCGGTGGTCGAGCGACTGGCCCGCCCGGCCCTCGGCCGCACCCTGCTGACCAGCACCATCTACGCCCGCCCGGGCCGCCGCTCCCCCGAGGCCGTGGTCGCCGAGACGCTCGCGCTGGCCCGGGCCCAGGGCTTCTCCGAGACGCTGCACTCCGGCCGGACCGTGCAGTTCACCGACGACATCGTGGGCACGCCGGTCACCGTGGCGTGGGGCAGCCGGGACCGGCTGCTCATCCCCCGCCAGGGCGTGCGCGCCAAGGGCGTGATCCCGCGGGCCAGGCTGGTACGGCTGCCCGGCTGCGGCCACGTCCCGATGAACGACGACCCGGCGCTGGTGGCCCGGGTGGTCCTCGACGGCAGCCGCTGA